Part of the Amblyraja radiata isolate CabotCenter1 chromosome 9, sAmbRad1.1.pri, whole genome shotgun sequence genome, CCTTATTACCAGATGTTAAAGGCAATAGTCAAAAGAATTCTGCTGTTTCAGAGAATTCTCCAGATACAGTCTTTCAATTTCAAGCTGCGGATGTGGATAATGAAAGGGACTCTATTTTCATAAATTTATCAGATCCAGTTTCCCCACTTTCAGACGTGAAAATCAGCAGTGAAACGGATTCTATCATGACGTTTGGCCATCCTCCAGACTGCTCATTTCCGAATTCTCACGTCAATGGTCAAAGAAATTCCGTTATGTTCAATAATTCTTTAAATCCCACATTTACGGATGACTCGATGAATTGCACTCTCCAAAATGAAGTGTTCTCTCATCTCAAACAAATCAAAATTATGGATCCAGATCAAATTAACAGCCCCACCTTACCTGATGACCCTGTGCATTCTCCCGAGGCAGAAAACTATGCATTGAACCTTTTCCATCTTCCACCTAGAGACGGATGGACAATGATGCTGAGAATACCTGAGAAAAAGAACATCATGTCATCAAGGCACTGGGGGCCTATATATGTCAAAATGTTAGATAATGCACGTTTACAACTATTCTATGAAAAGGGTCTTGAAAAGCCTTTTAGAGAGATCCAGCTTCTGCCTTCCCATGAGTTGTCTGAGCTCAAACTTCAGAACTTTGATGAAAATGGGAAAATACACACGATAAGAATCGATCAGGTATTATACAGGGAGAAACGCAAGTACCATCCATTGCCAATAGTTGTTCAAACGCCTATTAGGGAGCAGGTAATCAAACTGGGCACCACCTGTTATGAAGATTATGTGAGCTTTGTGACTGCAATTCAAGATGCACTAATGAAAATGCCAAGTACCCGAGATATTTGTGCCAGTtactttgaagatgaaataactGTGGAAGTACAAGATGAATTTAGAGGTGTTGTGGCCAAAGGAGACAACAAGCTTATCCAACACTGTGTTGTCGCACATATCAGTATACTAGCTTTTGTTTCTGGGATGCCAGAAAGCAGAATCGGCCTCAATGATGTTCAAATTAAGGGAAATGAAGTTGTGTCAAGAGATGACATAATTCCCACAACCACAACCAAGTGGATTAAAATAAGTGACTGTCAGTTCCACAAATGTGTTGATATTGATGAATTCAATAATTCTAGATCAATTAAATTTTTGCCATTGGATGGTCATAAATTTGAGTTGATGCGTTTCAGGACTACATACAGTGAGAAAACGCTGCCTTTCTCCCTCAAAACCTTGGCTACTGTTAAGGGGGCTGAAGTGGAACTTCAGTCTTGGCTGGTGATGTCATCAGGTTTTGTGCCTAATCAGGACCAATATGCAGTCATGCCTTGTGAAAATGTGATGATTCGGTATCCAGTCCCAATGGATTGGGTCAAGAACTTCCGGCGAGAAGGCGTCTTGCGAGAGAAATCACTGAAGGCCAGAGTGAATAGGAGTGCCAGCTTTGGTAGTGGAAGTGTGTCTGGCTCTGAGCCTGTTATGAGAGTAACATTGGGAAGTGCCAAGTATGAACATGCCTTTAAATCTATAGTATGGAGAATCAACAGGCTTCCAGACAAAAATTCAGGTGAGTTCCTGTTGGGGATGTAAATATctcaaagcacacacaccaatggTTTTTGTTaactattatttgccaaaataagaAGTTTCTTAAGCTTGTGCCAGAAATGAAACAATCAAGATTTAACTAATATTAAATTGTGACCTCAGACACAAAATGAATGAAACAGAAATAGCTGCCAAAAAagtctcaaagtgctggagtaactcagcaagtcaggctgtatctctgaagaacatggataggtgacgtttcgcaccGATTACATTTCAGTTTCTAAAAATAGTTGCCAAAGAAACATATGTCTTTGACACGATATATTAAGTTGGATTTCAATTAATGGTAGTCCTAaattttttaaataatggaaATGTAAAGGAGACGCTTAGAAATTCCATTGAACCCATAAGGTCCCACTGCCTATAACGTCAGACCAAGTGTTGCATATTTTTGAAGCGATTCAGGAGTCTGAGGTGGTTTAAGGA contains:
- the ston2 gene encoding stonin-2 isoform X1 — translated: MLSSNVIATQRSTWVSFNDDIQYTLKGGDAVGDRKYSPVSGKLFEDDNYQHRTFQRQHSPVCTTETASVPSEWIKFDDQPWPIPSPLHPQSTGSREPPTSEGSWTTQSEEPCNLSLAPSYTDLHSLDVEDLHSNSISRSASPDIGSFYRDHNATSMESMNRNSDKVQLDESGMSTARFSTWVKFDDDPEATQTSLSKLGIPHSYTDQEKVKASLEPESDIETASTNKLLDFLAEDNNYVFSQIRPAINPYSPTHTTNPFLDEALRDVQPSPINPFQAFFEKNQSSHTMNSLPNDSQICEQLNEPDSTFNDARINRQRDSMSFSGSQTDKKISAVFSNSSDLISPFTAKNINNQDDSVFINSPSAVGSFSDVKISNHRDSIIFANGKDLIPLLPDVKGNSQKNSAVSENSPDTVFQFQAADVDNERDSIFINLSDPVSPLSDVKISSETDSIMTFGHPPDCSFPNSHVNGQRNSVMFNNSLNPTFTDDSMNCTLQNEVFSHLKQIKIMDPDQINSPTLPDDPVHSPEAENYALNLFHLPPRDGWTMMLRIPEKKNIMSSRHWGPIYVKMLDNARLQLFYEKGLEKPFREIQLLPSHELSELKLQNFDENGKIHTIRIDQVLYREKRKYHPLPIVVQTPIREQVIKLGTTCYEDYVSFVTAIQDALMKMPSTRDICASYFEDEITVEVQDEFRGVVAKGDNKLIQHCVVAHISILAFVSGMPESRIGLNDVQIKGNEVVSRDDIIPTTTTKWIKISDCQFHKCVDIDEFNNSRSIKFLPLDGHKFELMRFRTTYSEKTLPFSLKTLATVKGAEVELQSWLVMSSGFVPNQDQYAVMPCENVMIRYPVPMDWVKNFRREGVLREKSLKARVNRSASFGSGSVSGSEPVMRVTLGSAKYEHAFKSIVWRINRLPDKNSASGHPHSFYCHLELGSDREVPASFVHYVDVEFDMPSSSASKAAIRSISVANKTIVRKWVVYKAHYNYQVEMEQKRVRAPSGDSMETDHPNECAQQ
- the ston2 gene encoding stonin-2 isoform X2, whose product is MLSSNVIATQRSTWVSFNDDIQYTLKGGDAVGDRKYSPVSGKLFEDDNYQHRTFQRQHSPVCTTETASVPSEWIKFDDQPWPIPSPLHPQSTDIGSFYRDHNATSMESMNRNSDKVQLDESGMSTARFSTWVKFDDDPEATQTSLSKLGIPHSYTDQEKVKASLEPESDIETASTNKLLDFLAEDNNYVFSQIRPAINPYSPTHTTNPFLDEALRDVQPSPINPFQAFFEKNQSSHTMNSLPNDSQICEQLNEPDSTFNDARINRQRDSMSFSGSQTDKKISAVFSNSSDLISPFTAKNINNQDDSVFINSPSAVGSFSDVKISNHRDSIIFANGKDLIPLLPDVKGNSQKNSAVSENSPDTVFQFQAADVDNERDSIFINLSDPVSPLSDVKISSETDSIMTFGHPPDCSFPNSHVNGQRNSVMFNNSLNPTFTDDSMNCTLQNEVFSHLKQIKIMDPDQINSPTLPDDPVHSPEAENYALNLFHLPPRDGWTMMLRIPEKKNIMSSRHWGPIYVKMLDNARLQLFYEKGLEKPFREIQLLPSHELSELKLQNFDENGKIHTIRIDQVLYREKRKYHPLPIVVQTPIREQVIKLGTTCYEDYVSFVTAIQDALMKMPSTRDICASYFEDEITVEVQDEFRGVVAKGDNKLIQHCVVAHISILAFVSGMPESRIGLNDVQIKGNEVVSRDDIIPTTTTKWIKISDCQFHKCVDIDEFNNSRSIKFLPLDGHKFELMRFRTTYSEKTLPFSLKTLATVKGAEVELQSWLVMSSGFVPNQDQYAVMPCENVMIRYPVPMDWVKNFRREGVLREKSLKARVNRSASFGSGSVSGSEPVMRVTLGSAKYEHAFKSIVWRINRLPDKNSASGHPHSFYCHLELGSDREVPASFVHYVDVEFDMPSSSASKAAIRSISVANKTIVRKWVVYKAHYNYQVEMEQKRVRAPSGDSMETDHPNECAQQ
- the ston2 gene encoding stonin-2 isoform X3; this translates as MESMNRNSDKVQLDESGMSTARFSTWVKFDDDPEATQTSLSKLGIPHSYTDQEKVKASLEPESDIETASTNKLLDFLAEDNNYVFSQIRPAINPYSPTHTTNPFLDEALRDVQPSPINPFQAFFEKNQSSHTMNSLPNDSQICEQLNEPDSTFNDARINRQRDSMSFSGSQTDKKISAVFSNSSDLISPFTAKNINNQDDSVFINSPSAVGSFSDVKISNHRDSIIFANGKDLIPLLPDVKGNSQKNSAVSENSPDTVFQFQAADVDNERDSIFINLSDPVSPLSDVKISSETDSIMTFGHPPDCSFPNSHVNGQRNSVMFNNSLNPTFTDDSMNCTLQNEVFSHLKQIKIMDPDQINSPTLPDDPVHSPEAENYALNLFHLPPRDGWTMMLRIPEKKNIMSSRHWGPIYVKMLDNARLQLFYEKGLEKPFREIQLLPSHELSELKLQNFDENGKIHTIRIDQVLYREKRKYHPLPIVVQTPIREQVIKLGTTCYEDYVSFVTAIQDALMKMPSTRDICASYFEDEITVEVQDEFRGVVAKGDNKLIQHCVVAHISILAFVSGMPESRIGLNDVQIKGNEVVSRDDIIPTTTTKWIKISDCQFHKCVDIDEFNNSRSIKFLPLDGHKFELMRFRTTYSEKTLPFSLKTLATVKGAEVELQSWLVMSSGFVPNQDQYAVMPCENVMIRYPVPMDWVKNFRREGVLREKSLKARVNRSASFGSGSVSGSEPVMRVTLGSAKYEHAFKSIVWRINRLPDKNSASGHPHSFYCHLELGSDREVPASFVHYVDVEFDMPSSSASKAAIRSISVANKTIVRKWVVYKAHYNYQVEMEQKRVRAPSGDSMETDHPNECAQQ